One Cohnella candidum genomic region harbors:
- a CDS encoding family 78 glycoside hydrolase catalytic domain, translating to MSERWNGAWIWNSLPPGTPNVYLEARMEFDAPRSPDRASLKISANQEYLVCLNGKEIGRGPSPADLAWKYYDEYELAAELTGGRNALAVVVCNFGTTDIVTGQMQGPGGLIAELELAYGEETHTVGTDAAWKVRRSPRWVEAVSRQHLWNGYREIHLADREDGWQLPGYDDSGWENATVVARPGEPDCPWPRLLEREIPRLYSERVKPGAIVRTEANFGSMQNEGAVLADADGEAGTWTVDASKAGSLPGVLFDFGREIVGYPELAVAAPQGGVLQLRYGESLDLQLYDTFRLKPGENRLKPFGRRAFRFLHVSFQAAPAPISVRRFEVESVHYPFDLSGSFQCSDPLLERIWETGVYTTVVNSQDHLEDCPLRERALWVADAVVMGKVIYQTFGDDRLLRKCLLQGARIQNEDGSIPGTGPERNKFLLPDFCAHWLFGVFEHWRFTKDRAFAEEAWSAVERLLEWFLNQEDGDGLFARADRDGWWCFIDWADYIDRRDRVTAVSCFYYKALLAASEMARETGREDQAAEWSERAVRLRGSIRTHMRQPDTGIYADCVGPEGLSRSVTAQTNFAAAWSGVMNRNESAAFIAECFEPGKLPALKGAFFYHVVLETLVDQGRIGLALDIIRSYWGGMLERGATTWWETFDPSTPACTVPSPYQGNTPTYLIDHIPVSACHGWGASPSDILSRFVLGVNLRRLGDGIVELNPHPGDLEWAEGKIPTRYGPIEAGWRKHADGTIRFEAKVPEGIRVEASSKNVEIILAGKD from the coding sequence ATGAGCGAGCGATGGAACGGCGCCTGGATTTGGAACTCGCTGCCGCCGGGGACGCCTAATGTTTACCTGGAGGCGAGAATGGAGTTCGACGCGCCGCGCAGTCCTGACCGGGCGAGCTTGAAAATCTCCGCCAACCAGGAGTATCTCGTTTGCCTGAACGGCAAGGAAATCGGCAGAGGGCCTTCCCCCGCCGACTTGGCATGGAAATATTACGACGAATATGAGCTGGCCGCCGAATTGACCGGCGGCCGGAACGCGCTGGCCGTCGTCGTCTGCAATTTCGGGACGACCGACATCGTGACCGGTCAGATGCAAGGTCCGGGCGGGTTGATCGCGGAATTGGAGCTTGCATATGGCGAGGAGACGCATACGGTCGGCACGGACGCGGCGTGGAAAGTCCGCCGGTCGCCCCGATGGGTGGAAGCCGTGTCCCGCCAGCACCTATGGAACGGTTACCGCGAAATCCATTTGGCCGACCGGGAAGACGGGTGGCAGCTGCCGGGATATGACGACTCCGGCTGGGAAAACGCGACGGTGGTCGCCCGCCCCGGCGAACCGGATTGTCCTTGGCCTCGGCTGCTGGAGCGGGAGATTCCCCGCCTTTACAGTGAACGCGTCAAGCCGGGGGCGATCGTGCGAACCGAAGCCAATTTCGGGAGCATGCAGAACGAGGGGGCGGTTTTGGCGGACGCGGACGGCGAAGCCGGGACATGGACCGTCGACGCGTCCAAAGCCGGCTCGCTTCCCGGCGTCCTGTTCGATTTCGGGCGCGAGATCGTCGGTTATCCGGAATTGGCCGTCGCAGCCCCGCAAGGGGGCGTTCTCCAACTGCGTTACGGCGAGTCGCTGGATCTGCAGCTGTACGACACGTTCAGGCTGAAGCCGGGCGAGAATCGATTGAAGCCTTTCGGCAGACGGGCTTTCCGCTTTCTGCACGTTTCGTTTCAGGCGGCGCCGGCACCGATTTCCGTTCGGCGCTTCGAGGTCGAATCCGTCCATTATCCTTTCGATTTGTCGGGCTCGTTCCAATGCAGCGACCCGCTGCTCGAAAGGATTTGGGAGACGGGCGTGTACACGACCGTCGTGAACAGCCAGGATCACCTGGAGGATTGCCCGCTGCGCGAGCGGGCGTTATGGGTGGCCGACGCGGTCGTCATGGGCAAAGTCATCTACCAAACGTTCGGAGACGATCGGCTGCTGAGGAAGTGTCTGCTGCAGGGAGCGCGGATTCAGAACGAAGACGGTTCGATTCCGGGCACCGGTCCGGAGCGCAACAAGTTCCTGCTGCCGGATTTTTGCGCCCATTGGCTGTTCGGCGTGTTTGAGCATTGGCGGTTCACCAAGGACCGCGCTTTCGCCGAGGAAGCATGGTCGGCCGTGGAACGGCTCCTTGAGTGGTTCCTAAACCAGGAGGACGGCGACGGGCTGTTCGCGCGGGCCGATCGGGACGGCTGGTGGTGCTTTATCGACTGGGCCGATTACATCGACCGGCGGGATCGCGTCACCGCGGTGTCCTGCTTCTATTACAAAGCGCTTCTGGCGGCGTCGGAGATGGCGCGCGAAACCGGCCGAGAAGACCAAGCTGCGGAATGGTCGGAACGTGCCGTCCGGTTGCGCGGGTCAATCCGTACGCATATGAGGCAGCCGGACACCGGGATTTACGCGGATTGCGTTGGTCCCGAGGGATTGTCTCGTTCGGTGACGGCGCAAACGAACTTCGCCGCCGCATGGAGCGGCGTTATGAACCGAAATGAATCGGCGGCGTTCATCGCGGAATGTTTCGAACCCGGCAAGCTGCCTGCGCTCAAAGGCGCATTCTTCTACCATGTCGTCCTGGAAACGCTGGTCGATCAGGGGCGCATCGGGCTGGCGCTGGACATCATCCGCTCCTATTGGGGCGGCATGCTGGAGCGCGGCGCCACCACTTGGTGGGAAACGTTCGATCCCTCGACGCCCGCATGTACCGTACCGAGCCCGTATCAAGGCAATACGCCCACGTACCTGATCGACCATATTCCGGTCAGCGCCTGCCATGGCTGGGGAGCTTCGCCAAGCGATATCCTGTCCCGCTTCGTGCTTGGCGTCAATTTGCGCCGGCTGGGCGACGGAATCGTCGAACTGAACCCCCATCCGGGCGATCTCGAGTGGGCGGAAGGAAAGATCCCGACGAGGTACGGCCCCATCGAAGCCGGGTGGCGGAAACACGCGGACGGAACGATCCGTTTCGAGGCCAAAGTTCCCGAAGGCATCCGGGTTGAGGCATCGTCGAAGAACGTGGAAATTATCCTCGCGGGAAAGGATTGA
- a CDS encoding alpha-L-rhamnosidase C-terminal domain-containing protein, with the protein MSNVAKQGQIPEWIWHPDRERRPSVELQKRFTLQEPVEETAFYFACTGSASIELDGKPIGQWAESPRMAYAFSREESFPSRLEAGDHTLTLRLACTRPMPIEAINIHLADQSVGCAAFLCGSGLWIPTDRTWDAGDSFADLICVMGEEPFGEPGNAPDWFIAGGYGDIEVDPVEDYTLISSQGLDVDRSGGFVTLSGSGAGTLAFDDGKARDELYLFYHLLKQNEWKERRSRQLGMDMALYPQALIELPREMNVRIRLTNRGGEPATVWWNGAESLRELDGYEACITEQLTAAPGRTDVSAPQGLRYIRLFVGAEPGSDFRLEIAVEAAGVPLRQIGSFDSDSVLMNRIHEVSVHTSRVCHQIGLWDGIKRDRLNWGYDVYMAAKSDYSLWDNLEVLRRSIRELGRTPYGYWINGLPSYTLWWLCGMWDYYLETGDRQFVLEMKEDILKQVAWVKANTDPVTGFFLPGARNELSFIEWSPMGETESWFGLNAIFAMAKRQTNRLAAHVPELGLDWQGEPPFLEEDVFLKDSPALLTTLLGIMGGYVGRDKAVRFLSESALKDPVTPLTAYWLAECCSEFGLHDKAWQAIRTVWGSMLETGASTFWEGVVLDRGEDFHRELTTYTAYDSYRMSLCHSWSSTPVVWINKHVLGIRATEPGYKEFSFEPHAVEGLTRCRGVVQSPRGPIEAEWSLEGGNMVKRLTMEAVQSAGGRS; encoded by the coding sequence ATGAGCAACGTAGCGAAACAGGGACAGATTCCCGAGTGGATCTGGCATCCGGATCGGGAACGCCGGCCGTCGGTTGAGCTGCAAAAACGTTTCACGCTGCAAGAACCCGTGGAGGAAACCGCGTTCTATTTCGCCTGTACGGGGTCCGCTTCTATCGAACTGGACGGCAAGCCGATCGGCCAATGGGCGGAGAGCCCCAGAATGGCGTACGCTTTCTCCCGCGAGGAATCGTTTCCTTCCAGGCTGGAAGCGGGCGATCATACGCTGACGCTCCGGCTCGCCTGCACCCGGCCGATGCCGATCGAAGCGATCAACATCCATCTGGCGGACCAATCGGTCGGCTGCGCCGCCTTCCTGTGCGGTTCCGGTCTGTGGATCCCGACCGATCGCACCTGGGATGCGGGAGATTCTTTCGCGGATCTCATTTGCGTAATGGGCGAGGAGCCGTTCGGAGAGCCGGGCAACGCGCCGGATTGGTTTATCGCGGGGGGATACGGGGATATCGAAGTCGACCCGGTCGAGGATTATACGCTGATAAGTTCGCAGGGGCTGGACGTAGATAGGAGTGGGGGATTCGTCACGCTCAGCGGCAGCGGGGCGGGCACGCTTGCCTTCGATGACGGAAAAGCCAGAGACGAGCTGTATCTTTTCTACCATTTGCTCAAGCAGAACGAATGGAAGGAACGGAGAAGCCGTCAGCTCGGCATGGACATGGCGTTATACCCCCAGGCGTTGATCGAGCTGCCGCGGGAAATGAACGTCCGCATCCGGCTTACGAACCGAGGGGGCGAGCCCGCAACGGTCTGGTGGAACGGCGCCGAATCGCTCCGGGAATTGGACGGCTACGAAGCCTGCATCACGGAGCAGCTGACCGCGGCCCCGGGACGGACGGACGTGTCCGCGCCGCAAGGCCTTCGGTACATTCGCTTGTTCGTCGGCGCGGAACCGGGGAGCGATTTCCGGCTGGAAATCGCCGTGGAAGCCGCGGGCGTGCCGCTGCGGCAGATCGGATCCTTCGATTCGGACAGCGTCCTGATGAACCGGATCCACGAGGTTTCCGTCCATACGAGCCGGGTCTGTCATCAGATCGGTCTCTGGGACGGCATCAAAAGGGACCGCTTGAACTGGGGTTACGACGTCTACATGGCGGCGAAATCGGATTATTCCCTGTGGGATAATCTCGAGGTGCTGCGGCGGTCGATCCGGGAGCTGGGCCGAACCCCTTACGGATATTGGATCAACGGGCTTCCTTCCTACACGCTGTGGTGGTTGTGCGGCATGTGGGACTATTACTTGGAAACCGGAGACCGGCAGTTCGTGCTGGAAATGAAGGAAGACATCCTCAAGCAAGTAGCATGGGTCAAGGCCAACACGGATCCTGTCACCGGCTTTTTCCTGCCGGGCGCCCGCAACGAGTTGTCTTTCATCGAATGGTCGCCGATGGGCGAAACCGAGTCCTGGTTCGGCCTGAACGCGATTTTCGCGATGGCGAAGCGGCAAACGAACCGGCTGGCCGCTCACGTGCCGGAACTGGGCCTCGATTGGCAAGGCGAACCGCCTTTCCTAGAAGAAGACGTATTCCTGAAGGATTCTCCCGCTCTGCTGACGACGCTTCTCGGGATCATGGGCGGCTATGTAGGGAGAGACAAGGCCGTGCGCTTTCTGAGCGAAAGCGCCTTGAAGGATCCCGTAACGCCTCTCACGGCTTACTGGCTGGCTGAATGCTGCTCGGAATTCGGCCTTCATGACAAGGCGTGGCAGGCGATCCGGACGGTATGGGGCTCCATGCTGGAGACGGGCGCCAGCACGTTTTGGGAAGGCGTCGTGCTGGACCGCGGAGAGGATTTCCATCGCGAGCTGACCACCTACACGGCTTACGATTCGTATCGGATGAGCCTCTGCCACAGCTGGTCGAGCACGCCGGTCGTCTGGATCAACAAGCACGTGCTCGGGATCCGGGCGACGGAGCCGGGTTACAAGGAATTTTCGTTCGAACCGCATGCGGTGGAGGGGCTGACGCGGTGCCGCGGAGTCGTCCAATCCCCGAGGGGACCGATCGAAGCCGAATGGAGCCTGGAAGGCGGCAACATGGTCAAACGGTTGACCATGGAGGCGGTACAATCCGCGGGAGGCCGATCATGA
- a CDS encoding carbohydrate ABC transporter permease, producing the protein MKKKALIAQQTILFAILAIFVLLTFVPIAFTFLSSFKNNSQILGGFWSLPIPVQFGNYADAFSAIWRYTLNTIVYAVVGSVLVVMLSAISGYAFAKKSFLGKEVLFMMMLAIMMIPGVLTLIPSYVLYANLGLVNTPWAIILAAAAGGQIFGTFLCRSFMGGISNELFDSAKIDGAGEVVVFTRMVLPLSVPVLMTLFIMSSVGIYNDYIWPLLTIKSSSIQMIGVGLTQFTNQFGIVNMGVKFAAYVISSLPLVVLFSFGMKYYIQGMTRGALKI; encoded by the coding sequence ATGAAGAAAAAAGCCTTAATCGCGCAGCAGACCATCTTGTTCGCGATACTCGCGATTTTCGTCCTGCTGACGTTCGTCCCTATCGCATTTACGTTTCTGTCATCGTTTAAAAACAATTCTCAGATCTTGGGCGGCTTCTGGTCCTTGCCCATTCCTGTTCAATTCGGGAATTATGCGGATGCCTTCTCCGCGATCTGGAGATACACGCTCAACACGATCGTATACGCCGTCGTCGGCAGCGTGCTGGTCGTCATGCTGTCGGCGATCTCCGGCTACGCTTTCGCCAAGAAAAGCTTTCTGGGCAAGGAAGTGCTGTTCATGATGATGCTGGCGATCATGATGATTCCCGGGGTGCTGACGCTTATCCCTTCCTATGTGCTGTACGCCAACCTCGGCCTGGTCAATACGCCATGGGCCATCATCCTTGCCGCGGCGGCAGGCGGTCAGATTTTCGGAACCTTCCTGTGCAGGAGCTTCATGGGCGGGATCTCGAACGAACTGTTCGACTCCGCCAAAATCGACGGGGCCGGGGAAGTGGTCGTGTTCACGCGGATGGTGCTGCCGTTGTCGGTGCCCGTCCTCATGACCTTGTTCATCATGTCTTCGGTCGGGATCTACAACGATTACATTTGGCCCCTTCTGACCATCAAGTCCAGCAGCATCCAGATGATCGGCGTCGGCCTGACGCAGTTCACCAACCAGTTCGGGATCGTCAACATGGGCGTGAAATTCGCCGCGTACGTCATTTCGTCCCTTCCGCTTGTCGTCCTGTTCAGCTTCGGCATGAAGTATTACATCCAAGGCATGACGCGAGGCGCACTGAAAATCTAA
- a CDS encoding ABC transporter permease subunit, producing the protein MGKRAIAWLAVVVLSLIFSQTAFADPLWKMDKELTINALSVSEDGQRISAGTQDATAVVVDPSGKEISSFAAKNVVTGVSLLKDGQLLVSSDDFHVYSLDAQGKTVWDKSFPKMVKRLSASPDGSTIAISLYRANAVTLLDRQGNISKEIPVGIEIKALRVSPNGQWIAAAGADQYAYLFDASGKAKAKVPLPGDIADISVSDDGAWAAGLMNNKALIYGADGSKTGELATKDVVTSVDLSRDGAYIAVSDYSGNFYVGNADGRILWTHREAGAGQQIRLGAESKQLYAATDKGALFHYEMESLLASGRKAAQRQETIRITAIVAVAAALLFLAYWAWRRKPQTLLRIWKDKYTYLMLVPSFTLIFLFLYYPSISGLFHSLYHWNPGGRSVYVGLENFKRMVHDPYVSKGGWNLLILIVTGLIKTIVPPLLVAELIYHLKSKKSQYWFRTAFVVSVVIPTVGVLLVWQDLYDAQLGLINQILRAVGLGSFAHAWLGDTSTALWAVIFIGFPFVGILQLLVLYSGLIGISEEIIEAARMDGAKTFRIIRSIHLPLLAGQFKLLIVLAMIHIIQDFGGILIVTGGGPSDSTYVPALQMYYAATKFNDLGYASALGVAMFAIILVITVINMKFMKSAEE; encoded by the coding sequence ATGGGGAAACGCGCTATCGCCTGGCTGGCTGTCGTCGTTTTATCGCTCATTTTCTCGCAAACGGCTTTTGCGGATCCATTGTGGAAGATGGACAAGGAGCTTACGATCAATGCTTTATCCGTTTCGGAGGACGGTCAGCGCATCTCGGCCGGCACTCAGGACGCGACGGCTGTGGTCGTGGATCCTTCAGGCAAGGAGATTTCGTCTTTCGCCGCCAAAAACGTCGTGACCGGCGTCTCGCTGCTGAAGGACGGGCAATTATTGGTTTCGTCGGATGATTTTCACGTTTACTCGCTGGATGCCCAAGGAAAGACGGTCTGGGACAAATCGTTCCCGAAAATGGTCAAGCGGTTGTCGGCATCCCCGGACGGGTCGACCATCGCCATCTCCCTGTACCGAGCCAATGCGGTCACGCTATTGGACCGGCAGGGCAATATATCGAAAGAAATCCCGGTCGGGATTGAGATAAAAGCATTGCGGGTTTCCCCGAACGGCCAATGGATCGCGGCGGCGGGGGCCGACCAATACGCGTATTTGTTCGACGCCTCGGGAAAAGCGAAGGCCAAAGTCCCGCTCCCCGGCGATATCGCCGACATCTCGGTGTCCGACGACGGAGCTTGGGCCGCCGGTCTTATGAATAACAAAGCGCTGATTTACGGCGCAGACGGCTCGAAAACGGGAGAACTGGCCACGAAAGACGTCGTGACTTCGGTGGATCTGTCACGTGACGGCGCCTATATCGCCGTGTCGGATTATTCCGGCAATTTCTACGTCGGCAATGCCGACGGCCGTATTCTATGGACCCATAGAGAAGCGGGCGCCGGACAGCAAATCCGTCTCGGAGCGGAAAGCAAACAACTATATGCCGCTACCGACAAAGGCGCCCTGTTCCATTATGAGATGGAAAGCCTGCTCGCAAGCGGGCGGAAAGCCGCCCAGCGGCAAGAAACGATCCGAATCACGGCCATCGTCGCGGTTGCGGCCGCGCTGCTTTTCCTGGCGTATTGGGCATGGAGAAGAAAACCCCAGACGCTGCTCCGTATTTGGAAGGATAAATACACCTATTTGATGCTGGTGCCGAGTTTTACGCTGATCTTCTTATTTTTGTACTATCCGTCGATCTCTGGCCTCTTTCATTCTCTCTATCACTGGAATCCGGGGGGAAGAAGCGTATATGTTGGCCTCGAGAATTTCAAACGCATGGTGCACGATCCTTACGTCTCCAAAGGCGGTTGGAATCTGCTCATCCTGATCGTTACGGGATTGATCAAGACGATCGTACCGCCGCTTCTGGTCGCCGAACTGATCTATCATTTGAAAAGCAAGAAGTCGCAGTATTGGTTCCGAACCGCCTTCGTCGTCTCCGTCGTCATTCCGACGGTAGGCGTGCTGCTGGTGTGGCAGGATTTGTACGATGCCCAGCTCGGCCTCATCAACCAGATCTTGCGGGCAGTGGGACTTGGCTCCTTCGCTCATGCCTGGCTAGGCGACACTTCTACCGCCTTATGGGCCGTCATTTTCATCGGATTTCCGTTCGTCGGCATTCTGCAGCTGCTCGTTCTCTATTCCGGCCTCATCGGCATTTCCGAGGAGATCATCGAAGCGGCCCGCATGGACGGCGCGAAGACGTTCCGGATCATCCGTTCCATCCATCTTCCGTTGCTGGCCGGGCAATTCAAGCTGCTCATCGTGCTGGCGATGATCCATATCATCCAGGATTTCGGCGGCATTCTGATCGTGACGGGCGGAGGACCTTCCGACTCCACCTACGTGCCGGCCCTGCAGATGTATTACGCGGCGACCAAGTTCAACGATCTGGGTTATGCCTCGGCGCTGGGCGTGGCGATGTTCGCCATCATCCTGGTCATTACCGTCATCAACATGAAGTTCATGAAATCGGCCGAGGAGTAG
- a CDS encoding ABC transporter substrate-binding protein, whose translation MKRSKFGITASLLLTVVLALGACTKGTGTDNASPSASSSPPSASPSASASASASPSEETKQLSGTININLRGASAEVWKKVADSYTALHPDVKFNIDIKPAEGYRDWLQAQFAAGEPEADFVMNNENAQLMADHKFVDFKPFMEQTNPYTGKAWKESFNLAGMGVNLDDPSLTELNNLNFESVQILWLYNKEIYEKVGIKPPSTFNEMMANFQKLKDAGYTPFAIAGNAQSMWSGQAGWLMRIYPDQYFRDYANQVKSQPGDYTYQPQLDDNWKYDPTDPYNDAKSKMTKNELRMLKAIHEQTGDYKIEGNPAWKAVFENLKKLFSYAPQGFFGMNEEQAYKLFLTSKAATAVALPSSFWQLPKDLADAEKTGGAVKPFEFGYFNMPSMEGELVQAPARTIHIYTGFYSFVKKDAEQTALDIDFMQYVTSPTGYKVYLEAIQNAKDAALNGAPLLNDIELPDEMKKAFESFKAIGNTEGQPSPGNTLARGLSDYQPALQAYVGLVSKYFNDQISADEFLKQFQGNINKYFEPMLKQKKLELSDLEHPERQPPVRQ comes from the coding sequence ATGAAACGATCGAAGTTTGGCATTACCGCAAGTTTGCTTTTGACCGTCGTTCTCGCTTTAGGAGCTTGCACGAAGGGCACGGGGACCGACAACGCTTCGCCATCTGCTTCATCCTCACCGCCATCCGCATCGCCGTCCGCGTCCGCCAGCGCTTCCGCTTCTCCGAGCGAGGAAACGAAGCAGCTCAGCGGCACGATCAATATCAACCTCCGGGGCGCTTCCGCCGAAGTGTGGAAGAAGGTCGCGGATTCCTACACCGCCCTTCATCCCGACGTGAAATTCAATATCGACATCAAGCCCGCTGAAGGGTACCGTGATTGGCTCCAGGCCCAATTCGCGGCCGGCGAGCCGGAAGCCGACTTCGTCATGAACAACGAAAACGCCCAACTCATGGCCGACCACAAATTCGTGGATTTCAAGCCTTTCATGGAGCAAACGAATCCTTACACCGGCAAGGCATGGAAAGAGAGCTTCAACCTGGCCGGCATGGGCGTCAATCTGGACGACCCGAGCCTGACGGAGCTGAATAACCTTAACTTCGAATCCGTGCAGATCCTGTGGCTGTACAACAAGGAAATTTACGAGAAGGTGGGCATCAAGCCGCCGAGCACCTTCAACGAGATGATGGCGAACTTCCAAAAGCTGAAGGATGCCGGTTACACGCCGTTCGCGATCGCCGGAAACGCGCAATCCATGTGGAGCGGCCAGGCGGGATGGCTGATGCGGATTTATCCGGACCAATATTTCCGGGATTACGCGAACCAGGTCAAATCCCAGCCGGGAGATTACACCTATCAACCGCAGCTTGACGACAACTGGAAATACGATCCGACGGATCCGTATAACGACGCCAAATCCAAGATGACGAAAAACGAGCTGCGGATGCTGAAAGCGATCCATGAGCAAACCGGAGATTACAAGATCGAAGGGAACCCGGCTTGGAAAGCGGTATTCGAAAACTTGAAAAAGCTGTTCAGCTACGCTCCCCAAGGTTTCTTCGGCATGAACGAAGAGCAGGCTTACAAGCTGTTCCTGACCAGCAAGGCCGCTACGGCCGTCGCGCTGCCTTCCTCCTTCTGGCAGCTGCCGAAAGACCTCGCGGACGCCGAAAAAACCGGCGGCGCGGTCAAACCGTTCGAATTCGGCTACTTCAACATGCCGTCGATGGAAGGCGAGCTCGTTCAGGCGCCGGCGCGCACGATCCATATCTACACCGGCTTCTACAGCTTCGTGAAGAAGGACGCCGAGCAAACCGCGCTTGACATCGACTTCATGCAATACGTAACCAGCCCCACGGGCTACAAAGTCTATCTGGAAGCCATTCAAAACGCCAAAGACGCCGCGCTGAACGGAGCGCCGCTGCTGAACGACATCGAGCTGCCCGACGAGATGAAGAAAGCTTTCGAATCGTTCAAGGCAATCGGTAACACCGAAGGCCAGCCAAGCCCCGGCAATACGCTGGCGCGCGGATTGAGCGATTACCAGCCGGCTCTCCAAGCTTATGTCGGCCTGGTCTCCAAGTACTTCAACGATCAGATTTCCGCCGACGAATTCTTGAAGCAATTCCAAGGCAATATCAACAAATATTTCGAACCGATGCTCAAACAAAAGAAACTGGAGCTGTCCGACCTGGAGCATCCGGAGCGTCAGCCTCCGGTAAGGCAATAA
- a CDS encoding LacI family DNA-binding transcriptional regulator has translation MAVTIKDVAREAGVAVCTVSFAMNGSAHVAEETKKRIFDAIEKLNYRPNQSARGLVTKKTNNIGLVVEETAEGLENTILLDVIKGLGQALGKNNYDLLLSFQKPQSRKLDEHVLDVYRKQSADGLILMGTASSERPYEELVSKRFPFVLLGRPYQEKVCHSVNADNEQGAYDAVQYLVRKGHRRIALITPCSLEVDASLDRYNGYIRAMEELGDGFDESLVAIGSFDPDSGYAETEKLLSLKQRPTAIVAGRDVIASRVIEKAQALGYKIPDDLAVVGFDNTVVSQLARPSITSVELPMRSMGFEAASLLIKLIEGEIRYDDVQTIVLPCAIRERESA, from the coding sequence ATGGCCGTAACGATTAAGGACGTGGCCCGCGAGGCGGGCGTAGCCGTATGTACCGTTTCGTTCGCGATGAACGGTTCGGCGCACGTGGCGGAAGAAACGAAGAAAAGGATTTTCGACGCCATCGAGAAGCTGAACTACCGCCCCAACCAATCCGCCCGCGGATTGGTCACGAAAAAAACGAACAACATCGGCCTGGTCGTCGAAGAGACGGCGGAAGGGCTGGAGAATACCATCCTGCTCGATGTGATCAAAGGGTTGGGCCAGGCGCTTGGAAAAAACAACTACGATCTGCTCCTCTCTTTCCAGAAGCCGCAATCGCGCAAGCTGGATGAGCACGTTCTGGACGTTTACCGCAAGCAATCCGCCGACGGCCTCATCCTGATGGGGACGGCTTCGAGCGAACGCCCATACGAAGAGCTTGTTTCCAAGCGCTTTCCGTTCGTGCTGCTCGGCCGGCCTTACCAAGAGAAAGTGTGCCACAGCGTGAACGCCGATAACGAGCAGGGGGCCTATGACGCCGTCCAGTATTTGGTTCGCAAAGGACATCGCCGGATCGCGCTGATCACGCCGTGCTCGCTCGAAGTCGACGCTTCGCTGGACCGGTATAACGGCTACATTCGCGCCATGGAGGAGCTGGGGGACGGCTTCGACGAAAGCCTCGTCGCCATCGGAAGCTTCGATCCGGACAGCGGATATGCCGAAACGGAAAAGCTGCTCAGCCTGAAACAGCGTCCGACCGCCATCGTCGCGGGCCGGGACGTCATCGCTTCCCGGGTTATCGAGAAAGCGCAGGCGCTCGGCTACAAAATTCCGGACGATCTCGCCGTCGTCGGATTCGACAACACCGTCGTTTCCCAATTGGCCCGGCCCTCGATCACTTCCGTGGAGCTGCCGATGCGGAGCATGGGTTTCGAAGCCGCGTCGCTGCTGATCAAGCTGATCGAAGGCGAAATCCGCTACGACGACGTGCAGACGATCGTGCTTCCTTGCGCGATCCGGGAGAGAGAATCCGCCTGA
- a CDS encoding ComEC/Rec2 family competence protein — MANLSSGPRLRLTAFDLNTKENGPIGIPALNPADGFLIRYDDGSDNRTILLDAGKKGQAERVIVPYLKEHGITRIDAMILSHPHNDHFGGMIDILKDPEITVEQFIYAPVSDETVRISDNDENYRFWLELKALKEKAGSVRSLGAADAGSKLAFGRELVFDIAAVPDDSLMPFGEPANLNDLNLVLRLNFRRFSALFSGDCGNAQAELILRSPYRKLIESVNVLKASHHGGDECATPEFNRLCDASFILITCNEVVVDHRPSFMHNMQEWGKQGVKLLRMDQLRSVEWTTDGTVLECRAESGRYREIAEIDL, encoded by the coding sequence TTGGCGAATTTGTCATCCGGACCGCGCCTTCGCTTGACGGCGTTCGACCTGAATACCAAAGAAAACGGCCCGATCGGCATCCCGGCGCTTAATCCCGCGGACGGTTTTCTCATCCGATACGACGACGGATCCGACAACCGGACGATCCTGCTGGACGCCGGCAAAAAAGGACAAGCGGAACGCGTCATCGTCCCCTATTTGAAGGAGCACGGAATCACCCGCATCGATGCGATGATCCTGTCCCATCCCCACAATGACCATTTCGGGGGCATGATCGATATTTTGAAGGATCCGGAGATTACGGTGGAGCAGTTCATTTACGCACCCGTTTCGGATGAAACCGTACGGATATCCGACAATGACGAAAACTATCGGTTTTGGCTGGAATTGAAGGCTCTCAAGGAGAAAGCCGGATCCGTCCGGTCGCTGGGAGCGGCGGATGCCGGATCCAAGCTGGCTTTCGGACGGGAACTCGTCTTTGACATCGCGGCCGTGCCGGACGACTCGCTGATGCCCTTCGGCGAACCCGCCAACCTGAACGATCTGAACCTTGTGCTCCGCTTGAATTTCCGCCGCTTCAGCGCATTGTTCTCGGGAGATTGCGGTAACGCGCAGGCGGAGCTCATCTTGCGGTCTCCTTATCGGAAGCTGATCGAGTCCGTGAACGTGCTGAAGGCCTCCCATCACGGCGGCGACGAGTGTGCAACCCCCGAGTTCAACCGGCTCTGCGACGCTTCGTTCATCCTGATCACGTGCAACGAAGTCGTGGTCGATCATCGGCCCAGTTTCATGCACAACATGCAAGAATGGGGCAAACAGGGAGTCAAGCTGCTGCGGATGGACCAACTCCGGAGCGTCGAATGGACGACCGACGGCACCGTGCTGGAATGCCGGGCGGAAAGCGGCCGGTATCGGGAGATCGCCGAAATCGATTTGTAA